The sequence below is a genomic window from Pseudomonas cremoricolorata.
TACGAGCAAGCGAACGGAGGGAGTCTCATAGCTATACCGCTTACGGACATGATCCTTTACTGCCATCCCCCAGTACATTACTCGGATTCAACGGAGAACCTCAGCATTCTGAATTGCCCGGTGCACTGCTAGGCAATGGCTATCGCGCCTATTCGTCAACATTGATGCGTTTTTGCTCAGCTGATAGCTGGAGCCCATTTGCACTGGGAGGGCTGAACGCCTATTGCTATTGTTTGGGCGACCCCGTCAATCGATCTGATAGAACGGGCCATCTCAGTTTTGGTGTTTTGGCGAAAGCAATCTTGAAGTTCAGGAGGCCGCCTCCCCGCCCCGTTCCTCATACGGGCTCGACGGGACTGATGTTCATAACCGCGCCAAGCCCTGCGAAAGTAAACAGGCCAGAAGCACGCGTTGCTCCCAATCCCAGAACCTCGCCGCCAAGTCCATCAACTGCTCAAGCGGTCAACGAGTCAGTGCGGAACGTGGGACTAGCCGACAGCGTTTCCGGTCAAGCTCCAACCGCGTGGCCGCATGGCACCACCAATGGCTGGATGGAGATAACCTCGCCAGATCCAATCC
It includes:
- a CDS encoding RHS repeat-associated core domain-containing protein gives rise to the protein MGFKSFFYQDGRLSSATQHHLCRRILRAGDVAVAERQTGSIHFTGFLATDNAGTILHLRASERRESHSYTAYGHDPLLPSPSTLLGFNGEPQHSELPGALLGNGYRAYSSTLMRFCSADSWSPFALGGLNAYCYCLGDPVNRSDRTGHLSFGVLAKAILKFRRPPPRPVPHTGSTGLMFITAPSPAKVNRPEARVAPNPRTSPPSPSTAQAVNESVRNVGLADSVSGQAPTAWPHGTTNGWMEITSPDPIQRRVSDSVRSTDTSRDSTPASSRSPSPVRRSMPDFVERAHHIRQSNYYSRRQDPS